From one Caldithrix abyssi DSM 13497 genomic stretch:
- a CDS encoding phosphopantothenoylcysteine decarboxylase: MKVFVKDLTDQQLVFALPMLDALLKQGWEVRLSSKDAHVAGIFNRLHGKIRLQNSDTPVDEEWTTVLLWNVLDFAADALQGNIVFPIIPAERAVEYPRAVNDVLWTPLSDHSVLGYRMGDVPSLIDFVYYLNHARPLTGKRVLITGGPTAEDIDPVRFITNRSSGKMGLALARAAFVCGAEVTLILGPSALNVPKYLSCIHVRSAQQMAEAVFKHFDQSDVYIGAAAIADFKPLTFSPQKIKKKSEKPGLQLSLTRTTDILTELNRRKKQQLLIGFSVETEKEIEHSKEKLQRKGLDCIIINNPKHKGAAFGQETNKVQLLSRSGEIQDWPLMNKFQLSLRIMETIARLKEDV; this comes from the coding sequence ATGAAAGTTTTTGTAAAAGATTTAACCGATCAACAGCTCGTTTTCGCCCTTCCTATGCTGGACGCGCTGCTAAAACAGGGATGGGAAGTGCGGCTTTCCTCAAAAGATGCGCATGTTGCCGGGATATTCAATCGCCTGCACGGTAAAATACGCTTGCAGAATTCGGACACGCCCGTTGATGAAGAATGGACAACGGTTTTGCTCTGGAACGTTCTGGATTTTGCCGCCGATGCTTTGCAAGGAAATATCGTTTTTCCTATTATTCCGGCAGAAAGGGCGGTAGAGTATCCTCGCGCCGTAAACGACGTACTGTGGACGCCGCTCAGCGATCATAGCGTGCTGGGTTATCGCATGGGCGATGTGCCTTCTTTGATCGATTTTGTTTACTATTTGAATCACGCCAGGCCTTTAACGGGCAAACGCGTGTTAATCACCGGCGGCCCCACTGCCGAAGACATCGATCCGGTTCGATTTATCACCAATCGCTCGTCCGGAAAAATGGGCCTGGCTCTGGCCAGAGCGGCCTTTGTTTGCGGGGCCGAAGTTACTTTGATTCTGGGGCCATCGGCCTTAAACGTACCTAAATATTTATCATGCATTCATGTGCGTTCCGCGCAGCAAATGGCCGAAGCAGTGTTTAAACATTTTGATCAAAGCGATGTTTACATTGGCGCGGCAGCCATTGCCGACTTTAAGCCGCTTACCTTCAGTCCGCAAAAAATAAAAAAGAAGAGCGAAAAACCAGGCCTGCAACTGTCGTTAACCAGAACCACAGATATCCTGACTGAGCTCAACCGCAGGAAGAAACAGCAATTGTTAATTGGCTTTTCCGTGGAAACGGAGAAAGAGATCGAACACTCAAAAGAAAAGTTGCAACGTAAAGGGCTGGATTGTATCATTATCAACAATCCGAAACACAAAGGCGCGGCTTTTGGTCAGGAAACGAATAAAGTGCAGCTGTTGAGCAGAAGCGGGGAGATACAGGATTGGCCGTTAATGAATAAATTTCAATTAAGTTTGAGAATAATGGAAACCATTGCCCGCTTAAAAGAGGATGTATGA
- the dnaB gene encoding replicative DNA helicase translates to MKDNGSKQTNQKSRAEQMTALDAVRTMPHNIEVEQAVLGAMFLDREAVNLAVENLQPEYFYKKSHGLIFKAMVKLFEQDAEIDLLGVADILKQWGSLDEIGGHVYLAEIINSTPTSANIQYHLEIVKNKALTRLLIKTCNVIIDEAYSEEKEIDKLLDFAEQNIFEISEKRLKKGFDSIKPIVNRTFERIDKLYHSSVSGVTGVPSGYTKLDQLTAGLQPSDLVILAGRPSMGKTAFALNLARNAAIEHGIPVGIFSLEMSSDSLAMRLLCTEAKVNIMSVRTGKFTKEEMDRLTEHASKLMTAPIFIDDSPAMNVLELRAKARRLKAEHNIQLLVIDYLQLMEGKGDNRQQEITHISRSLKGIAKELDVPVLALSQLSRAVETRDKSKKPQLSDLRESGSIEQDADVVMFVYRPEYYGIMEFEDTGQSTHNMCEIIIGKQRNGPTGTVRLSFLKEYGKFADPDIFHEGTLPLSDF, encoded by the coding sequence TTGAAAGACAACGGAAGCAAACAAACCAATCAAAAGTCGCGAGCGGAACAAATGACCGCGCTTGACGCGGTGCGTACCATGCCTCACAACATTGAAGTAGAGCAGGCGGTTTTGGGCGCCATGTTTTTAGATAGAGAGGCCGTTAATCTGGCCGTTGAGAATCTTCAGCCGGAATATTTTTACAAAAAGAGTCACGGTTTAATTTTTAAGGCCATGGTCAAACTTTTTGAACAGGATGCAGAAATCGATCTGCTTGGCGTGGCAGATATTCTTAAGCAATGGGGCAGCCTGGATGAAATCGGCGGCCACGTCTATCTGGCGGAGATCATAAATAGTACGCCTACTTCGGCCAATATTCAATACCATCTGGAAATAGTTAAAAACAAGGCTCTGACGCGTTTATTAATTAAAACCTGTAACGTAATCATCGACGAAGCCTATTCGGAAGAAAAAGAAATCGACAAGCTACTGGACTTTGCCGAACAAAATATTTTTGAAATATCGGAAAAACGTTTGAAAAAAGGCTTCGACTCCATCAAGCCCATTGTCAATCGTACGTTTGAACGCATTGATAAGCTGTACCATTCCAGTGTTTCTGGCGTTACGGGCGTGCCTTCCGGTTATACCAAGCTGGATCAATTAACGGCCGGCTTGCAACCATCGGATCTGGTGATCCTTGCCGGGCGACCCAGTATGGGGAAGACGGCCTTTGCGCTGAATCTCGCCCGCAATGCCGCCATCGAACATGGCATTCCCGTCGGCATTTTTAGTCTGGAAATGTCTTCGGACTCGCTGGCCATGCGTTTGTTGTGTACGGAAGCCAAAGTAAATATCATGAGCGTGCGTACCGGCAAATTTACCAAAGAAGAAATGGATCGCCTGACCGAGCATGCCAGTAAACTAATGACGGCGCCCATCTTTATTGACGATTCGCCGGCCATGAATGTTCTTGAACTTAGAGCCAAGGCCCGGCGTTTAAAAGCTGAACACAATATTCAACTTTTAGTGATCGACTATTTGCAGTTGATGGAAGGAAAGGGTGATAACCGCCAGCAGGAAATTACCCATATCTCCCGATCATTAAAAGGGATTGCCAAGGAACTTGATGTGCCGGTGCTTGCCCTTTCTCAGTTAAGCCGTGCGGTTGAAACGCGTGATAAAAGTAAAAAACCGCAATTGTCGGACTTGCGTGAATCTGGTTCCATTGAGCAGGACGCCGACGTTGTAATGTTCGTCTATCGGCCGGAGTACTACGGGATCATGGAATTTGAAGATACCGGGCAGTCCACGCACAATATGTGTGAAATTATTATTGGAAAACAAAGGAATGGCCCTACGGGCACCGTTCGTTTATCCTTTTTAAAAGAATACGGTAAGTTTGCGGACCCGGATATTTTTCATGAAGGAACCTTGCCGCTTTCTGATTTTTAG
- a CDS encoding YicC/YloC family endoribonuclease, whose amino-acid sequence MRSMTGYGKAVLSNEYFMVSVEIKGVNNRFLDLSVRLPKELSSEEIQVREFLKNKVIRGKIFVYVNVEQSQQNGSELFVDWQAAEKKVKQLNALRERFKLADELKLTHLLMFPELFAMDLESVVETQIRPLLLGALEKAAQEFIHMREQEGANLLRDMRQRMRKIEELVDEIKEIAPQNVKAEFERLYRNVQSLIEEQNIDRSRMEQELAILSDRVDITEECVRLKSHIGLFNQTVENDGDIGKRLNFILQEMHREANTINSKTTMLEISHKVITIKEEIEKLREQVQNIE is encoded by the coding sequence ATGCGTAGTATGACCGGATACGGCAAGGCCGTGCTCAGCAACGAATACTTTATGGTTTCAGTGGAAATCAAAGGCGTGAACAACCGCTTCCTGGATTTGTCGGTTCGTTTGCCTAAAGAATTGAGCTCCGAGGAAATTCAGGTGCGTGAATTTCTAAAAAATAAGGTAATTCGCGGTAAAATATTCGTTTATGTTAATGTGGAGCAAAGCCAGCAAAACGGCAGCGAACTGTTTGTGGACTGGCAGGCAGCCGAAAAAAAGGTAAAACAACTCAACGCCCTGCGCGAACGGTTTAAGCTGGCCGATGAATTGAAATTAACCCATTTGCTGATGTTTCCGGAGCTTTTTGCCATGGATCTGGAATCGGTAGTCGAAACCCAGATTCGGCCGCTGCTTTTAGGCGCGCTGGAAAAAGCGGCGCAAGAATTTATACACATGCGCGAACAGGAGGGCGCCAATCTGCTGCGGGACATGCGGCAGCGGATGCGTAAAATTGAAGAGCTGGTGGATGAAATAAAAGAAATCGCCCCGCAAAATGTAAAGGCCGAATTTGAACGCCTGTATCGCAATGTGCAGTCGTTAATCGAAGAACAAAACATTGACCGCAGCAGAATGGAACAGGAGCTGGCCATCCTGTCCGATCGCGTGGATATTACCGAAGAGTGCGTACGATTAAAAAGCCATATCGGATTGTTCAACCAGACCGTTGAAAATGATGGAGACATTGGCAAGCGGCTGAATTTTATTTTGCAGGAGATGCACCGCGAGGCTAACACCATTAACTCCAAAACCACCATGCTGGAAATTTCGCACAAAGTAATAACCATTAAAGAAGAGATCGAAAAATTACGCGAACAGGTTCAGAACATCGAATAA
- the gmk gene encoding guanylate kinase — protein sequence MKFKSPYIVFSAPSGGGKTTIVKTLNARHPETVISVSATTRPIRPNEKDGVDYYFLDKETFEKYIEQGKFLEYEQVHGNYYGTLKEVVERHTAEGKTVLFDIDVNGALSIKKHYPQAILIFLKPPSEQVLIERLKKRKTETEETIRKRLARLPYEYQQAEKFDYIVINDDLEKTIKEIETIILAEK from the coding sequence ATGAAGTTTAAGTCGCCGTACATTGTTTTTTCAGCGCCATCGGGCGGCGGTAAAACGACCATTGTAAAAACATTGAACGCCAGACATCCGGAAACGGTGATTTCCGTTTCGGCCACAACGCGGCCCATCCGCCCCAATGAAAAGGATGGTGTGGATTATTACTTTTTAGACAAAGAGACATTTGAAAAGTATATTGAGCAGGGCAAATTTCTGGAATACGAACAGGTGCACGGAAATTACTACGGGACCTTAAAAGAGGTGGTCGAACGCCATACGGCGGAAGGCAAAACCGTTTTGTTTGATATTGATGTGAATGGCGCATTGTCCATTAAGAAACATTATCCGCAGGCCATTTTGATCTTTTTAAAACCGCCATCCGAACAGGTCCTGATCGAGCGCCTGAAAAAGCGAAAAACAGAAACCGAAGAAACCATTCGTAAACGACTGGCACGCCTGCCGTACGAGTATCAACAGGCCGAAAAATTCGATTACATTGTGATCAACGATGATTTAGAGAAAACCATCAAAGAGATAGAAACGATCATTCTGGCTGAAAAATAG
- the aroE gene encoding shikimate dehydrogenase, producing MQRFAIIGYPLKHSFSPLIHNRAFADLNMDAHYEKIEIAPEEFEREVERLKNSDFVGFNVTIPYKERIIPFVDQLSAEAVKIGALNTVKKIGKEWHGFNTDWIGFLKPLEKFSSSIKRCLLLGAGGAARGVFFALLHLPELQRIVLSNRTLKRAEELANQFRPFGQKTICVSDFESLLNMNERFDLIVNTTSVGMSGHNQTILLEPERVAHSKTVVYDLIYNPLKTILLKRAEERGLTTINGLPMLIYQAEEAFKIWTGRGFAEKTRTYLFDELPGLIE from the coding sequence GTGCAGCGCTTTGCCATTATCGGCTATCCGCTAAAGCATTCTTTTTCGCCTTTGATCCATAACCGCGCTTTTGCCGATTTAAATATGGATGCGCATTATGAAAAAATTGAAATTGCGCCTGAAGAATTTGAGCGTGAAGTGGAAAGGTTAAAGAATTCCGATTTTGTGGGTTTTAATGTCACCATTCCTTACAAAGAACGCATTATCCCCTTTGTCGATCAATTATCCGCTGAAGCGGTAAAGATCGGCGCGCTAAATACGGTGAAAAAGATAGGCAAAGAATGGCATGGATTCAACACAGACTGGATTGGCTTTCTCAAACCGCTTGAAAAATTTTCGTCGTCCATTAAACGTTGCCTGTTGTTAGGAGCCGGCGGTGCGGCGCGCGGTGTGTTTTTTGCCTTATTGCACCTGCCTGAGCTGCAGCGCATCGTGTTAAGCAATCGCACGCTAAAGCGGGCAGAAGAGCTGGCGAATCAATTTCGGCCGTTCGGGCAAAAAACGATTTGCGTTTCAGATTTTGAAAGTCTGTTAAACATGAATGAGCGATTCGATTTAATAGTGAACACCACATCGGTGGGCATGAGCGGACACAATCAAACCATTCTGCTGGAGCCGGAAAGGGTGGCGCACAGCAAGACCGTTGTGTACGACCTGATCTACAATCCGTTGAAAACCATCTTGTTAAAAAGGGCAGAGGAGCGCGGCCTGACAACCATTAACGGCCTGCCCATGCTAATTTATCAGGCAGAAGAAGCGTTTAAAATCTGGACGGGGCGTGGCTTTGCGGAAAAGACCCGAACGTATTTATTCGATGAACTACCCGGTTTGATTGAATAA
- a CDS encoding RelA/SpoT family protein, which translates to MRKTYDSQVEDLIRDIKAYDPDVDEEQIRLAYRVALEAHARQRRQSGEPYFEHCLQVARILVELHMDAPTIIAALLHDTVEDTYITLKYIEEHFGERIAWLVDGVTKIGGLRFQSKEMRQAETFRKMLLSMVDDIRVIIIKFADRLHNMRTLDSVPDAKKERIAIETRDVYAPLAHRLGIARIKTELEDLSLKYLDPKVYKDIRKKVKATKKERENYIQRVKEPIEKELKAHNIEARIVGRPKSFFSIYNKMKVRNKPFEEIYDLFAIRIIVKRIEECYYVLGIVHSLYMPVSDRFKDYIATPKINGYQSLHTTIVGPDGKMVEIQIRTEEMHYMAEDGIAAHWRYKHGILERTRFDEHLNWIKDLLERQISSSDPGDFLEDLKIDLFQDEVFVFSPRGDLFKLPRGATAVDFAYAVHTSVGNHCIAAKINGKIVPLKTELKSGQQVEIITSQNQKPNQDWLSFVKTSKARHCIRKVLREEQMAQTLKMGEEILNRFLKKHRLTEDSEIVKQALPKIGFQNLENLKVAIGRGEFMIENLERKLFPEQPPPPKKESFFVKFLKRARGDSGIKVHGMDDMLINFARCCQPVPGDRIIGYLTRGRGITIHRTDCKNMVELYKEKERIIDVEWDTEGDQKFQVQLSIVGEDRKNLLKDITTVIAKLDINIFNASFHVEEMYARGILDIEVKNLQHLTKIINAIRKINGVFSVERVEDISSSIETEPF; encoded by the coding sequence TTGCGGAAAACTTATGATTCTCAGGTTGAGGATCTGATCAGGGATATAAAAGCCTACGATCCTGATGTGGATGAAGAACAGATACGACTGGCCTACCGGGTCGCTTTAGAAGCGCACGCCCGGCAGCGGCGGCAATCGGGCGAGCCCTATTTTGAGCATTGTTTGCAGGTGGCGCGCATTTTGGTCGAATTACACATGGATGCGCCGACTATTATTGCCGCCCTGTTGCACGACACGGTAGAAGACACCTACATTACCCTCAAATATATCGAAGAGCATTTTGGTGAGCGCATTGCCTGGCTGGTGGATGGCGTTACCAAAATAGGCGGCTTGCGCTTCCAGAGCAAGGAAATGCGTCAGGCCGAGACCTTTCGTAAAATGTTGCTTTCCATGGTCGATGATATTCGCGTCATCATCATTAAATTCGCCGACCGTTTGCACAACATGCGCACCCTGGATTCTGTTCCGGATGCCAAAAAAGAGCGGATTGCCATTGAAACGCGCGACGTTTATGCTCCCCTGGCGCATCGACTGGGCATTGCCCGTATTAAAACAGAGCTGGAAGACCTTTCGTTGAAATATCTCGACCCCAAGGTTTATAAAGACATCAGAAAAAAAGTAAAAGCGACCAAGAAAGAACGCGAAAATTACATTCAACGCGTTAAGGAGCCCATTGAAAAGGAGTTAAAAGCGCACAATATTGAAGCCAGGATTGTCGGCCGGCCAAAGTCCTTTTTCAGCATTTACAATAAAATGAAGGTGCGCAATAAACCGTTTGAAGAAATTTACGATCTGTTTGCCATTCGCATCATCGTTAAGAGAATCGAAGAGTGCTATTATGTGTTAGGTATTGTGCACAGTCTTTACATGCCCGTTTCCGATCGTTTTAAAGATTATATTGCCACGCCCAAAATAAACGGTTACCAATCGCTGCACACCACGATCGTTGGGCCGGATGGAAAAATGGTCGAAATTCAAATCCGCACCGAAGAGATGCATTACATGGCCGAAGACGGCATTGCCGCCCACTGGCGTTATAAACATGGCATCCTGGAACGTACGCGTTTTGACGAACATTTGAACTGGATCAAAGATTTGCTCGAACGTCAGATTTCCAGCTCGGATCCTGGCGATTTTTTAGAAGATTTAAAGATCGATTTATTCCAGGACGAGGTATTTGTCTTTTCTCCGCGGGGCGATCTGTTTAAACTACCGCGCGGGGCAACGGCGGTTGATTTTGCCTATGCGGTGCACACCAGCGTCGGCAACCACTGTATTGCCGCCAAAATCAATGGCAAAATAGTGCCTTTAAAAACCGAACTTAAAAGCGGGCAGCAGGTAGAGATTATTACCTCGCAAAATCAAAAGCCGAATCAGGACTGGCTGTCGTTCGTTAAAACCAGCAAGGCGCGGCACTGCATCCGCAAGGTATTGCGCGAGGAGCAGATGGCTCAAACCCTGAAAATGGGCGAGGAAATCTTAAACCGTTTTCTGAAAAAACACCGATTGACAGAAGATTCAGAAATCGTTAAGCAGGCATTGCCTAAAATCGGTTTTCAGAATCTGGAAAACCTGAAGGTGGCCATTGGACGCGGTGAGTTTATGATCGAAAACCTGGAACGCAAACTCTTTCCGGAGCAGCCGCCACCGCCGAAAAAAGAGAGTTTCTTTGTCAAATTTCTTAAAAGGGCGCGCGGGGATTCTGGCATTAAAGTGCACGGCATGGATGATATGCTTATTAACTTTGCCCGTTGCTGTCAGCCCGTGCCAGGCGATCGAATTATTGGCTACTTAACTCGGGGACGAGGCATTACCATTCACCGCACCGATTGTAAAAATATGGTCGAATTGTACAAAGAAAAAGAACGAATTATTGACGTGGAATGGGACACCGAAGGCGATCAGAAGTTTCAGGTACAACTTTCGATTGTCGGCGAAGACCGTAAAAATTTGTTGAAAGATATTACCACCGTTATTGCCAAACTGGATATTAATATTTTTAATGCCAGCTTCCACGTGGAAGAGATGTACGCCAGGGGTATTCTGGATATTGAAGTAAAAAATCTGCAACATTTAACCAAAATTATTAACGCCATTCGCAAAATTAACGGCGTATTTTCTGTGGAACGCGTGGAAGATATCTCTTCTTCCATTGAAACGGAACCATTTTAA
- a CDS encoding uracil-DNA glycosylase — protein MNEKELIENIEQFFRWYRQVYDSELILDHPVARVSIAEPSGPAVQKGRQGHAQTQNISRRAVQYRQTSPELQAFYEEIRDCQQCELHKTRKNFVFGYGNAQAEVMFVGEAPGREEDEQGLPFVGAAGKLLDKMFASIGLSRDNVYIANVLKCRPPDNRDPRPEEIARCEPYLIKQIQMIKPKLIVALGRFAAQSLLRLEQPLGVMREGDHQYQNIPVIVTYHPAALLRNPALKQKAWQDLKKIKRFLDARTGESDSPHPLISPVPE, from the coding sequence ATGAACGAAAAAGAGCTGATCGAAAACATCGAACAATTTTTTAGGTGGTATCGGCAGGTTTACGATTCCGAACTCATTTTAGACCATCCCGTGGCAAGGGTGAGCATTGCGGAACCTTCCGGTCCTGCCGTGCAAAAGGGGCGGCAGGGACATGCGCAAACACAAAACATTTCCCGACGCGCGGTGCAATACAGACAAACCAGTCCGGAGTTACAGGCCTTTTACGAAGAGATCAGAGACTGCCAGCAATGTGAACTGCACAAAACGCGCAAGAACTTTGTGTTTGGTTACGGAAACGCGCAGGCCGAGGTGATGTTTGTGGGCGAGGCGCCCGGCAGAGAAGAAGACGAGCAGGGCCTGCCTTTTGTGGGCGCGGCGGGCAAATTGTTAGATAAGATGTTCGCTTCCATTGGGCTGAGCCGCGACAACGTGTACATCGCCAATGTGTTAAAGTGTCGGCCTCCGGATAACCGCGATCCGAGGCCGGAAGAAATTGCCCGTTGCGAACCGTATTTGATTAAACAAATCCAGATGATCAAACCGAAATTGATTGTGGCGCTGGGCAGGTTTGCCGCTCAGTCATTACTAAGACTTGAACAGCCCTTAGGCGTGATGCGAGAGGGCGACCATCAGTATCAAAATATTCCGGTTATTGTGACCTACCATCCGGCGGCTTTGCTGCGCAATCCCGCTTTAAAACAAAAAGCCTGGCAAGACCTGAAAAAGATTAAACGTTTTTTAGACGCCCGGACAGGGGAATCGGATAGCCCTCACCCCCTCATTTCCCCTGTCCCAGAATAA
- the aroA gene encoding 3-phosphoshikimate 1-carboxyvinyltransferase → MPKLKGTVLLPGDKSISHRAALFSAIREGTSYFENFNFNRDCLATLACLRAVGVEIETKEDTSVRINGKDPGRWQKPDHPLNAENSGTTARLLSALLANLPFPTTLIGDASLSRRPMKRIIEPLTQMGADIRSNNGYLPLEFFPVSGLKGIDYELPVASAQVKSAVLMAGLFAEGATRVIETIPSRDHTERLLNLPVEIDARGRKIIRSRRGLPIPDISMKIPGDFSSAAFFITGALLLPGSELMIKNVSLNPTRTGFLEVLKQMGAQLEINLTQQEPEPAGEIVIRPQKLHNIEIPEELIPNIIDEIPILSILAARSEGTLVLRHASELRFKESDRIKAIVQNLRQIGVEVEEFEDGFQVCGPQSFKGGKITTFGDHRIAMSFAIADLLSDEPIEPDDPDCAAVSFPDFYHILKSVVQA, encoded by the coding sequence ATGCCAAAACTAAAAGGTACGGTTTTACTGCCGGGAGATAAATCGATTTCCCATCGCGCGGCCCTCTTTTCAGCGATTAGAGAAGGGACGTCTTATTTTGAAAATTTTAACTTTAACCGCGACTGCCTGGCCACGCTTGCCTGTTTGCGCGCTGTGGGCGTTGAAATAGAGACAAAGGAAGACACGTCCGTGCGAATAAACGGAAAGGATCCGGGACGCTGGCAAAAGCCCGACCATCCGTTAAACGCCGAAAACTCCGGCACCACCGCCCGACTGCTCAGCGCCTTGCTGGCCAATCTGCCGTTTCCGACCACTTTAATCGGCGATGCCTCGCTTTCCAGACGGCCCATGAAGCGCATTATTGAACCCCTTACTCAAATGGGGGCGGACATTCGTTCAAACAACGGCTACTTACCGCTGGAATTTTTTCCGGTTTCAGGTTTAAAAGGGATCGATTACGAACTGCCCGTGGCCAGCGCACAGGTTAAATCCGCCGTGTTGATGGCCGGTTTATTTGCCGAAGGCGCCACACGTGTCATCGAGACCATTCCTTCCAGAGATCATACGGAACGTTTGCTTAATTTGCCGGTGGAGATCGACGCCAGAGGCAGGAAAATTATTCGCAGCCGGAGAGGGCTGCCCATCCCCGATATTTCAATGAAGATTCCCGGCGATTTTTCTTCAGCCGCTTTTTTTATTACCGGCGCGCTTCTTTTACCCGGCTCGGAATTAATGATTAAAAATGTTTCGCTCAATCCCACGCGTACCGGTTTTTTAGAGGTGTTAAAGCAGATGGGGGCGCAACTGGAAATTAATCTTACTCAGCAAGAGCCTGAGCCTGCGGGAGAGATTGTGATCCGTCCGCAAAAACTGCACAATATTGAGATACCGGAAGAACTGATTCCTAACATTATTGATGAAATTCCGATCTTAAGCATTCTGGCCGCGCGCTCTGAAGGAACGCTGGTTTTGCGGCACGCTTCCGAGCTGCGTTTTAAAGAATCCGATCGCATTAAAGCCATTGTGCAAAATCTGCGGCAAATCGGCGTTGAAGTGGAAGAATTTGAGGATGGTTTTCAGGTTTGCGGCCCGCAGTCTTTTAAAGGAGGGAAGATTACAACATTTGGCGATCACCGCATTGCCATGTCTTTTGCCATCGCCGACCTACTGAGCGATGAGCCCATAGAGCCGGATGACCCTGACTGCGCGGCGGTTTCTTTTCCTGATTTCTACCACATCCTGAAATCTGTTGTTCAGGCGTAG
- the greA gene encoding transcription elongation factor GreA has protein sequence MSYIYLTKEGLEKLKKELHELKYKIRPQISQKVATAREHGDLKENAEYHAAREELAMVESRVQELESKLSRAQVISEEEVGTETVSILNTVKLLDLKKNREITYTLVSAEEADFRQNKISVASPVGKALLGKKAGEEVEITVPAGTLKYKILSIEI, from the coding sequence TTGAGTTACATCTATTTGACAAAAGAGGGCCTGGAAAAACTAAAAAAGGAATTGCACGAGTTAAAATATAAAATACGGCCTCAAATTTCTCAAAAAGTGGCAACTGCCCGTGAACACGGCGATCTGAAAGAAAATGCAGAATATCATGCCGCCCGGGAAGAACTGGCCATGGTGGAAAGCCGCGTACAGGAGCTGGAGAGCAAACTATCGCGCGCTCAGGTGATTAGCGAGGAAGAAGTGGGCACGGAAACGGTTTCAATTTTAAATACCGTTAAATTGTTGGATTTAAAAAAGAACCGCGAAATAACTTACACCCTGGTTTCGGCAGAAGAGGCCGACTTCAGGCAGAATAAGATATCCGTCGCCTCGCCTGTGGGGAAAGCCCTTTTAGGGAAAAAGGCAGGCGAAGAAGTTGAAATTACCGTTCCAGCCGGCACGTTAAAGTACAAAATCCTGTCCATCGAAATTTAA
- a CDS encoding PspC domain-containing protein has protein sequence MQNSNYTPKEPQKRLYRSRNDRMIAGVCGGIAEYSNIDSVLVRILFVVMGLMGGLGLVLYIVGIIIIPENPWQKTAIKDKKDHAIFWGALLIILGVVLLLSQMSLFPPIHLWALPWHLLWAILLIALGMYLLLAPGNKKDTVEAPKEEINGEGEKQDSTTIPPEPKTLYRSRKNRMIAGVCGGLAEYFNMDPTIVRLLYVILTLFSNGLGILAYIILILAVPEEKENEV, from the coding sequence ATGCAAAATTCAAATTACACGCCTAAAGAGCCGCAAAAACGCCTGTACCGCTCGCGCAACGATCGGATGATTGCCGGCGTTTGTGGGGGGATTGCCGAGTATTCCAATATTGATTCCGTTCTGGTACGGATTTTATTTGTTGTTATGGGATTGATGGGCGGTTTGGGACTGGTGCTTTACATTGTGGGAATCATCATCATCCCGGAAAATCCCTGGCAGAAGACTGCCATAAAAGATAAAAAAGATCATGCTATTTTTTGGGGCGCTTTGCTCATCATTCTTGGCGTTGTTTTATTACTCAGTCAAATGAGTTTGTTTCCCCCCATCCATCTATGGGCTTTACCCTGGCACCTGTTGTGGGCTATTTTGCTGATTGCTCTGGGTATGTATTTGCTGCTTGCTCCCGGAAACAAAAAAGATACGGTTGAAGCGCCGAAAGAAGAAATAAATGGCGAGGGAGAAAAGCAGGACAGTACAACGATCCCCCCTGAACCTAAAACTCTTTATCGCTCCAGAAAAAATCGCATGATTGCCGGCGTGTGCGGCGGTCTGGCAGAGTATTTTAACATGGATCCAACCATTGTACGTCTGTTGTACGTTATTTTAACATTATTTTCCAATGGGCTGGGAATTCTGGCCTACATCATTTTAATTTTAGCCGTGCCAGAAGAAAAAGAAAATGAGGTGTAG